Sequence from the Nilaparvata lugens isolate BPH chromosome 10, ASM1435652v1, whole genome shotgun sequence genome:
ATTGTCTCTCCAGTTTCAAGCCGGCCTTGATTATAAGCTTCTGTATTACATATAAAGGCTCCAGTGTAGTTCTAACTGCTCCTCCCCATGCAATAACACCATAACTCAAGATCGACTGAGCATAAGCAAAATAAACTGTCTTAATTTTCTGTTTGTTCAGGATGAAGCttagctgatgaaaaatataaatcattttTCTAAGCTTACGCTGCAAACTGATTAGGTATGTGATTCTCATATCTCAGGTTAGAATCTATTATAACTCCTAGATAGTTGTAACTCTTCACCCTATCAATGATCTGACAGTTGCAGACAGTGTCATAGGTATCATCACAGGAGTGCAATTTCAAAACTATATTATCTGGAGGCTCACTACAAGGTCTGAGTGCATATACGGTACTAGAGTACTTAATGTTATTAATCTTTAccctattataaataatatgtattatttaatcatgaaaagttatatttatttatttacaacaatatgggagcatacgggaaaaccccaaaaattgctccctaatcaaaaaaaatacaataatcacTTTACAGAAACTTGAAAATCGAGAGAAAGaaataatggaaaaactatttcatatttGTGAAGAGAAAAACATGTGATGAGAatctaaatatactgaaaactaaatatactaaatactagatactatactatatactagaaaccatttacaatatgagaaaataatgagaggggaatcaagaaaatacaaataacatTCCAAGATTGAGATGAATGATAACAGAGCTAAGAATGAAAGGAAGTCATCTACTAAATATGGTACTCTATGTAAGTTGATGAGGTCTAGCGTGGGAAAAATAGGTGTCACATTGGGTGGAGCCGCTTACATGCCTTCTTGAACTGACTgggattcatatgaaaaaggTCTAGGTGAAAACTATGGTAATTATAAAGATTCATCATGCGGTTGATTGGAGAATTGAAGTGACTATTGGAGTTGCATTAATATTGCTAGATGCATATTTGCttggtgaataaaataaattcaataaatgattaTTGATCATCATAACATTATCTACAAGAATTTGCAATAGCCTATTAAAAAAATCAGATAAAATGGGATGACTTTGATTACAGCTTGCGGTAGATAAAGAACAGTGGTTCTATCATTTTTATAGACtagtaataattttgtaaattgtcCCATCACCTCAAAGAAACGTATTTACTCTAGTTTAACGTTAGGTTAGTTATTATTCATTACTGATAAATATGTCCTTTTTTAAGAAAGACCCGCCTTATTTTTCAAGAACATTATTTTTTGACAATCTGATGATATTTTGTGTTGGAAATGACCATTTACCATTAATATACATTGTATAACAATGAATAGTCATATAACTTGAATTAATATGGAatggggagtccgatctcactaggcatcaaacctgcaatctatgtagaaatcaatctgaaaaaacaaaccaattcaaactaattaatattatttgtacatgtttcagaaatgaatattattatcacccCAACACATAATCATTATGGTTGGGTAACATTAGGACTGTTTATTATTAGCAAAAtcttgtatatatattataataattaagaataaTACTAATTTAAACAGGAAACATACGACagaaatagattaaaaacacttgaaaaattacattattttcgaaattttcCGTGGCTTAGCCAACCTTCCTAAACGAACTAGAGTTGTAGTGAGTGGTATTGTTCATTTCAAATTACAACCAGTTCAAACTGAATAACAAGAACACTCACTACAACACTAGTTCGTTGAGGAAGGGTTAAGCcaccgaaaatttcgaaaataatGCAAATTTTTAAGTGTTCTAAGTGTTAAATGTATCTATCTGTGTCGTATGTTTCCTGTTTAAATTAGTATTATAAAACtgtaaagtgttttctgttatgttttacataataattaagtatatgttttgtaataaattcCTCTGGTTAAGCTTGGATTATTATTCTATAGTACGATTAAACAATAAGCCTAATCGGCTTCGGTCGATTTTAGGTTAGAGATTTACCTATCTATCATTTAATTTAAGTGCTGATATCGCtttgttatttgaattgataactTAAAAGAGGTAGAATAAAAGGGATTTTTTCAGAGCTAATGTCGGGGACCGGTGCTGGATCAAGTGGAGCAGGCCGTGGAAGAGGAGCATTACCAGAAACCGCCAAAACCGATAATAAAGAAGTCAAACCAAATCCCAAGATGTCCAAAGCTCTTAGCACGTCTGCCAAGAGGTGTGTATCATTCAcagataattattttattttagtataAAATACTTGGGTTGGTGTAAACAACcttgcgcagttataaaccatagCCTCATCTACTGCCCATCTGAGTAAATTGTGTCGTTTCGGCGATTAAATAGCCTGGAACCGAAGACTCCCCATCGTCACACCGCTTGTTTCCTTTCCTTTGTGAGTTCCAACAGCAATACCGTTTAAATATTCATCAGATGTTCATTGTTATATCTGCAGTGACATCGCAAAGCCTACCCAACTCAAAGTTATTATATTGAGTCCGGCAATTTAGTCGCCCTAATTTGAGTTGAGAAATGTACcttcattgaaaaacactacTCGATTACAAGTTCACATTAGACTATAAAAAATTGTCTTTGTAGAATATCACGCTATCGATGTTTGGCATATTGACGTAGTTTTTCCTTTTTACGTCTGAGCGATAGGGTTTTGCAAACATTTTACATAaatatgtaatttttcaaagttttttatttggATACTTATcattctataaaaataaatgaaatgatgaAATTCTGTTTTTTTCTGCTCTTCGAAATATGAGAGTCTAATAAGTTGAAATTTTGGGACAAATCCTTTCAAATTTAGCAaaagataaattcatgaaaaattgaggGTATAATCttcatgttattatttattttctattgtgaAACAAAtctcaaaataacaatttttcagAAAACTGATTAAGTCTAGAAAATTACTTAAATTTTAGTTATTTTGAgtctgtttttattttcttagtaAATAGCTTTCAAAATTAGGGGGGGGGGGTTCATTGCCGGACCGCGGACTctgtataaaaaaatataagtcataagaaattggtttatctatattttcaatcaaattatttatacatttctTTCTTATGGAATCTAAGACTTTTTTGACtgatattttcttttcttgCAGGATTCAGAAGGAATTAGCTGAAATCACTTTGGATCCCCCACCAAATTGCAGGTAATTTtttgttataaaaaaataactgaaagtattgtattgtattttttgaatagcattgtattgtattgtgatTATTGGTTTCTCGAGACAAAAAACTTTTCTACAGCCTAGTATAATTTTTCTAGAGTCAGTATGCTTGGGTTCAAAAAATCGATACACGATAGGTACTTGAGCTGCTATTGGTTTTGCATATTGTCAGGTTATCTGTCTTATGatgtatatttttttgttatcGGTAATTGAATGATAATGCTATTAATATTCTGGTAATTAGAACAATTTTCTTAGATTAGTGATATGcagattgaaacaaattttctatTGAACTCATAGAAAAATGAGACGAATTGTTGGATTGACTACTCTAATAGAAACTGAACTGATAATTCTCTCTGTGTTGAGGGTAGTCATGCTCGCTGGAGCCCTCACAATTAgaagtttttcaataaataaattattatttagacgTGAATCCCGATTGATTTGTTCAAATATAAGGCGAAAGAAAGCATTCATAACATTCAATAATGGATTTGTGTTTATAGTGCTGGACCAAAAGGTGATAACCTGTATGAGTGGGTCTCCACTATTCTTGGACCCCCCGGATCAGTCTACGAAGGCGGCGTTTTCTTTTTGGACATCCATTTCTCCCCGGAATATCCGTTTAAACCTCCCAAGGTATTCACTGTTTACTTATACGAacatatttcttgatttttgcCATGTTAAAAAAATTGTCATTTTAAATAAGCTCGTAGTTGAATTTGATATTAAAAAGGTTAAAGACCTTAATCTAAAACATTTCATAACTGAAAACTGGAATCTTAAATTAGCTAGACCTTTCTCTGAGAAACCTTTTCTGTGTTGctttgatcaaaaatatttcagtttcatttatatatttactGTAGTTTTGTAAAGGGACCTATTGTTCAGTTAATCGTCTGAAACGCAATTCACGCATTTAAGTGAATCAAGAATagactatttgaaaaactgtACTTCATAAGGTACAGTTGCAATTCAAACCAAAGGATGACTCAACATTATTTGACTAAGATTTTTATAATGAAGCTGTTTATAGTCGAATAATTCAACTCAATTCccttgaaattttgcaataGTTCAGCATAAGAAATCgctttattaacatttttttcatactgAAAGTGATGCTTACATGAGCTCTATGAAAGATGATGATGGAACGTAAAAGTTGCAACAATGCGTTCCCAACATTTCCTCCAACTGACTGTAACGTGCATCTTACTATAGAAAGAGAGTATCTTTCAATATTGGATGATTACTTGCAACCCAGTTTCCTTGCTTCCTGGTTCCTGCCTAGTATGTGTAAATCTTACAGTCAGCTGCTTCTGAATTACGGCACTAATACCGTATCTTGGATTTCTCCACAGGATCTTCACCATGGAATGCATATgattgaatttttagagaaCATGTAGGCCTACCATATCATTCAAATGTTTTCCATTTCGCGAAATTAATTTCATCTCCTTTGTACAGGTAACATTCCGCACGCGTATATATCATTGCAACATCAACAGCCAGGGTGTGATTTGTTTAGACATACTGAAAGACAATTGGTCTCCAGCTCTAACAATCTCCAAAGTTCTTTTGTCGATATGTTCACTACTCACAGACTGTAATCCAGGTAAGACAACTTGCTCTATATGTTTTATAGAGTTCTTGAATTAAGGCCATTTAGTGTCGTAGCTTAGCATATCTCTCAATCTCCTTGAGTGAAAACATAATAGAGTGACGAAGGTAGCTTCAAGCTTGAGAGTGTTGAAAAACATGCATATATTTAAATGATGGCGTACATAGTGGGGCGGTATATTTTAACCATTTAATACATGCATTGTTCTCTACACTCTCAAGTTTGAAGCTACTTCCGCCACCCATCTATGTATTCACTCATAGTCACGTGCGCTCATGtgtcttattttctatttcaatccTCATCGGAATGCAGGGCATATTTGATGATTATCAGGACCGCTTCACTGTAGCCTTAACAGGACGGTTTGACCAGTCGACGTCGCTAAACGGGGTCTCTTTTGATTCATGAATTCTTTAGTAAAGTCGCCTGTGGGAGTTTTGCCAAGTAATCAATGGCTTTAAGATCATTATGATCTTATCACATTGGTTGCGTTCAAAGCCTCTGATcagtgagtgaacgatgagatcggTCAGTGAACGTGGCGCTGAACGAAGCACGGTTTGGTCGaactcaaagaccttaaagatgcatagactcacatgcagcgctagtgtacTTGGatttgaaatcggccattgaggggacaaactggaagattattacataccaaagaccttgaagatttttgtaatctgtaatattacaaatatatgtattatgtaatatcttgctctaaaatacctcaatcaattgggaaggcataggcattgtgggtctatacctctttaaggtctttggtataACTGATTGGAAAAACAATtacgtcatatccggttcgttcactgatcaaCTCATCGTTTTTTCTACCGATTGAAGAGAACGTAAAcagagtagctgaacgtaagCAGACATTGCTGAATACAAGGTGGTTTACAATTAAAATGaactccattataatgtatttgggaacagagaaatgcatgattactTATTCAATGACATTTAAAACAACTCCAATCACTTGATGGTTTTCCATTCTAATTGATTATACaatggttaggttaggttctagttttgtttacaataatatGAGCAGCAGAagaaacatctgtcagtcatgactcatgagcaaccgttcaagaaattatatttttcaataatttcataattaagatgaaatattttgctaattaattattaattctacatttttaaaagacgatctggcaacagagcagaagcgagaaagagatagcgctatccgctttgttgaatgatagacaaggatatcaataccattgctaatcaaacactgccattataacgtgtacctctaTATTACAATGCTagactttctttcaagatggcggattttggcgtcaggatacTAGCCGACATTGTGTGGTTTAGCGCCACAgatctgtgatcaggttttttactgaacgtaaaaaacacgatggaattgatcagtggcgtTGAATGCAACCATTGTGTATGCCCCTTGCACAAGTATATGGGCATCATACAGAAcctgaaagtttttttttttaattgctaGCACCTGCTGTTTTGCCATGACTACAGGGTCCAGTGGACAATTTACACCTTATATCTCCTTACATGGATTGTTCACTTctgatttttcaagaatttggATTCATGTAAAACCTTGAAATCTGTACATTTCTCGGTCTCATGTCTGTCTATTCGTTTAcagttgataatattgatagttttgtttgtttttcagcTGACCCGCTAGTTGGTAGTATAGCAACGCAATACCTGCAGAATCGTGAAGAGCATGATCGCATCGCCCGACTGTGGACCAAGCGCTACGCCACGTGATTTCTCAATCAGCCAACTACATTGTACAGACATATTTGAAGAGTCGATCATTTGGGAAACCTAGCAGCCCTCATTTTGGCCACATTTCGTTGGCTGCCATCATATACGGAATAATATGATTGTTGATCATCTAActtacaaattattttataagttTCCCATTTGTCGAATTTTCTCCGGCTTTTAGTGATACAAAAGAAATGTGTTTTGATGTTTACTGTATAGCGTAATCCAGGGGGAAATTACTGATTTATATAATAagaagtattcatttttaatgTCACTCTAAATTTCGGGACTCTACTTCATTTCATATAAGGATCGTTTTGCGATTTCATGAAATGATCTTTGATAAATTGTAGcagaatttatgaataaatgggtTTATTTTATGGATTGTAATTGTCATGATCAGTCTGCAGATAAGGTATTCACTTTTGTGGAATAATACCAAAACTCTTcggaatatataaaaaatatatattttagtgCTACTTACTATTACTCTTTTTTCGTTTTTTAGAGTATTCATTAAAACCTTCACTTCGAATCGTTGGTAAATGAAACATCAGAATTCCTAATTGTGACTGTAATATCAGTACTGTATTAGCTTTATTAGTAGGGGTTTAGCTAGCCTTTGGgtacatacattttattctgTCATGATAATGCATTACTTATTTGACAATATTGTTCGTTACATCTAGTTGTTTGTTCTCTCTAGTTCCAGAACATGAAATGAATTGCGCACTTTAGGACAATTGAAGAAAAAAgactattttattttcaagaaatttagtTATTCCGTCAAACTCAGATCTATGCAACCTTAATTTCTATGCTCGCCGATCTCAAGATTTAATCTTTATGGAAATGTTTTGCTATACAATTCTTGAATCTtgtaaaaactttgctttccaTTATTTGGTTTACAAACGTATGAGAATAATTAAAGTATGTTTTTCACATAAATCATCTCAAAATAACCTGTATATAGTGCACACAGTTAAAAAATTGTATCCAATGTAATTACAGTACAAGTTTACAACTTGCAAGTTTCAACTTTGAATGCTTCAACTACACTAGGGGTACCGATGCTGTTTTCTACTGATTTGTGATAGCTGTCATTTACTAACCATGccttattcaaaaaatgttttgataaatttcattccCAATGATTCTGtaacttgaaaaatttgaagaagtaAAACATCCTAGAAGTTTAACCAACATATTGAGGGAACCGTTTAAAAATTGCGCTCTCTAAAATGGCaaatttttctcataaatatcagaatgtgtgagtgtgtgtgtaatTGGTGTTATATTCctaaacttgaataatattgcaatatttgaatggattttcaactttaattcagtttctaaataaaatattagataTTACCTTCTTGGTTAGGCATACTCttaattatcaagaaataaaaaatctaagtaacctttttcaaaatctttactcacatgtttcaacatttgtaattttcaagtgagtaaATTTAATGAGAttcattcacttgaaatttacaTTAATGTTGAAACGTGTTGCGAgtaaaactttttttaaatgGTAAGGTACTTgaatctttttatttttatttctttataatattagaCATGTATGTATATTCAGAGAAACTTTTAGTTGGATCAACTTTATTTTTGGAACACTCACTGCTCTCAGTAAAagtgaagtttaaataatttcatttgaaacaaaataaatacaaCCTTCATATTACCCTGTGATAATttagatattatttttaatggagattttttttatttcttcaaaagaTATTAATATTCTGtttgtaatgaataaaaatgcGATAAATTCTTCttgcattataataataattagggCCTAATTTCTTGTGAATTATACTTTATTTAATGATAGAAtgtgttttatttttatcaatgtatAATTATGTACAATCATGTCAATAACTGATTTATTAAGTCTTCTGCCCTtttgatttataaattttaattcctcaatcaCTACTGACAGTCATTGAAATTACTTTACCAGTGATCGACTGTTCATTTTGTTGGTATTACAGTCAAGAGGTTCAGTTTGTTACTTTCATTAAAATAAATGTTTCGGAAATTCAAAAGTGAGAGTTATTCAGCATTAAACTGTAACAATTTGTTTCGATATCATAGTACTACTGTATATTATGATAGCATTGAAAGCTTTAATGATATACCTGTACTATGCCTCATAATAAGGTAAATGAAAACTCCAGAATCCTTTATAGCAAGTTGATGGCTATGCTATGTATATCTGTTCCTCAGGATTACAAATAAactattgtaatgtaatttgtAGCTGATTAGTTTACTAACCTATATACTACTACCGCTATACTAACTACTATTCATAATTACTTCGGAAATGACAGAGACAAAATATACAATGAGAGTGTTATGATGTCATTGAAAAGACTAGCGATTTTTTCTAGACGTGCAATTTGAAAGGTTAACAGTAATTGATATTGTCTAGCTTAAACtactttattaatattatattcattagaAAATCGGTAGTAATTAAAAATTAGCATGATTGAGAAGACTGCAATTTTTATGACTCTTTTAGTTTATTTGTTGATGTCACCCTGACCTAACCGAAGTATACAAAAGATACAAGCATTCTAGGTGCTATTATCATGTCTGTGGATTTATTGTGTAAGTAGTTTAtacaaataaaatcaataaaatttatgacTTTCATTTTTATGCCCCCCTTATTGGCATTAATAAGCTTTAAACTCTATAAGGTTGAGGATAAGGTTTCAATGAAATGATCaaattgaagtttttcaaaGCGTGGTCATTTCTATtctaatttgattttttatttcaacaaaatagaAGTCTTTTATTAAACGTCTATAACAGTAGTTTACATACATATATACCTTATAACCCTATTGTAAGTCGAATCAAAGTGAaagtgaattaattaatattcatcattcttggtaaatataatataattgctGAATATAGGAGGAACTTGAGTACCATTTCTTTTGTCATGTACAGTAATCCTCGAAACTATTCTCCTCTCAGATACAGCCATTacaattttttaattcataataaattggttgcataaaaatgtatttgatgTTAAAAAAGCATAAGATATATTATTCGTTAGGGAAATATTAACTTACAACTCACAATTCGAAATTTTCTCAATATGCAATCTTGTgattatacaataaaataaataagctaTTTGTGGTATTTCGTAAGCCAATTCATGCATTTCACTCTCGACTTTTCCTTTAGCTGCCACGGCATGGCCTCTTGATCCAACCAATGCGGCTTCTCCTGTTGGGAAACATTGAAACCTGGAGCGGTGACCTGGAAATCGTCGTATGTGGACAACATATTCCACAGTCCAGACAATGGATCAAAGTCTGTAGTTGATCGTTTCCTAGGCTTCCGTTGCAAATCTCTTGAACTAGCCTCCGATTTTGTATCCGATATTGCGTCAACAAACACCTTATCAAACTCTTTATCACCTGTA
This genomic interval carries:
- the LOC111047090 gene encoding ubiquitin-conjugating enzyme E2-24 kDa isoform X1 yields the protein MVLSSIKCWRRRMELMSGTGAGSSGAGRGRGALPETAKTDNKEVKPNPKMSKALSTSAKRIQKELAEITLDPPPNCSAGPKGDNLYEWVSTILGPPGSVYEGGVFFLDIHFSPEYPFKPPKVTFRTRIYHCNINSQGVICLDILKDNWSPALTISKVLLSICSLLTDCNPADPLVGSIATQYLQNREEHDRIARLWTKRYAT
- the LOC111047090 gene encoding ubiquitin-conjugating enzyme E2-24 kDa isoform X3, producing the protein MSGTGAGSSGAGRGRGALPETAKTDNKEVKPNPKMSKALSTSAKRIQKELAEITLDPPPNCSAGPKGDNLYEWVSTILGPPGSVYEGGVFFLDIHFSPEYPFKPPKVTFRTRIYHCNINSQGVICLDILKDNWSPALTISKVLLSICSLLTDCNPADPLVGSIATQYLQNREEHDRIARLWTKRYAT
- the LOC111047090 gene encoding ubiquitin-conjugating enzyme E2-24 kDa isoform X2; this encodes MLTYFRELMSGTGAGSSGAGRGRGALPETAKTDNKEVKPNPKMSKALSTSAKRIQKELAEITLDPPPNCSAGPKGDNLYEWVSTILGPPGSVYEGGVFFLDIHFSPEYPFKPPKVTFRTRIYHCNINSQGVICLDILKDNWSPALTISKVLLSICSLLTDCNPADPLVGSIATQYLQNREEHDRIARLWTKRYAT